One stretch of Halichoerus grypus chromosome 10, mHalGry1.hap1.1, whole genome shotgun sequence DNA includes these proteins:
- the LOC118518889 gene encoding lithostathine-like translates to MLPPMALPSLSWMLLSCLMLLARVQGEDSQKDVPAPRISCPKGSKAYASHCYALFMTPKSWMDADMACQKRSSGHLVSVLTGSEANFVASLVKNSANTYSNIWIGLHDPTEGYEPNAGGWEWSSNDVLNYFAWERDPSTIANPGYCGSLSRSTGYLRWKDYNCFMSLPYVCKFKD, encoded by the exons ATGCTGCCTCCCATGGCCCTCCCCAGCCTGTCCTGGATGCTGCTTTCCTGCCTGATGCTCCTGGCTCGGGTCCAAG GTGAAGACTCCCAGAAGGATGTGCCCGCTCCACGGATCAGCTGTCCCAAAGGCTCCAAGGCTTATGCCTCCCACTGCTATGCCTTGTTTATGACACCAAAATCCTGGATGGATGCAGAT ATGGCCTGCCAGAAGAGGTCCTCGGGACACCTTGTGTCTGTGCTCACTGGGTCTGAGGCAAACTTTGTGGCCTCCCTAGTCAAGAACAGTGCGAACACCTACTCAAATATCTGGATTGGGCTCCATGACCCCACAGAG GGCTATGAGCCCAATGCAGGTGGATGGGAGTGGAGTAGCAATGATGTGCTGAATTACTTTGCCTGGGAGAGAGACCCCTCCACCATCGCAAACCCTGGCTATTGTGGGAGTCTGTCAAGAAGCACAG GATATCTGAGATGGAAAGATTACAACTGTTTTATGAGCCTACCCTATGTCTGCAAGTTCAAGGACTAG